A DNA window from Ctenopharyngodon idella isolate HZGC_01 chromosome 10, HZGC01, whole genome shotgun sequence contains the following coding sequences:
- the camsap2a gene encoding calmodulin-regulated spectrin-associated protein 2a isoform X6, protein MGDLTDSRDPKKTFIVPAIKSFEHYDFNRAKIRASLTWLVAKAFGTDNVPEELNEPFYRDQYEQEHLKPPVAGLLLSAELYCRAGSLILKSDAVKPLLGHDAVIQALAQKGLYVTDQERLVTERDLQKKPIQMSAHLAMIDTLMMAYTVETVSVEKVMACMQQYSTDYPDGDVPYDTEDAVTSWMNKVNEYLKEIIIQEQRRMEAQNAEPVENPKARYRKEQVLPKMVPWIPPVDNLLKDSTDGCALAALLHFYCPAIVSLGDICLKETMSLADSLYNLQLIQDFCREHLNHCCHFNLEDMLYAHSSLKNNYLVFMAELFWWFEVVKPQFVQPQVLDTEAPAPSLKNLPSVPISKVTKRSFMERPPSPDRPSLPLRPQPQTSGSGEIRRSTSMSFVDSFMGTWPKEKKSAAQGVSFEIPFDKECTNQTPTGRGMTRSASTEGFGFKMPHGTRGIKRNLSFQPVNGKNMGIEEEGCPDSQPQNLNSRLNGSGPPSIEEALEIIHNSEKQSQSPRAHAAGEGFFLHLQNKSELNPKVKDGELDSISESFKGVASSSTTEVDTGIHVRTEDIQETLDEDSSLRDCTVSMELDTDQDFEARACHSQGSISPCPSSLGAKSPAGSIPAPAFTPGIKMTSFAEQKFRKLNPNVEAKGGASQGTTPDGSDLTIPHSVSWAPSPDISPAHQPSKDPAQAMATEMVQLRMRLEEKRRAIEAQKKKVEAAFTRHRQKMGRSAFLTVVKRKGIDGTSPSQEDTPSSEGSKTPVETPQPDKSPLKSAGEDSTCEADLMEYTRSIEKLNASLSFLQTEMQRLAQQQEVIMQMREQQAWVVSPPQPSPQKQVRELRGSGTRSSGSPSPADSPRATHRSPTNLKRKSASFHSKTPRTPRPSELKITPFNRVLTVPQSVDSIPRLRRFSPSQSVSYSFSYLGSEKKPPSGAETTDKDIEQGLEALSIECSSGTNISPTKETQQAVTEDTDLSAKEPEDKGNKPTEEREKLKKPTDEIKPAVESNVSEVLSQIVMETVFVTPTEPVDIAHQTNKNLIEVPLSVLKPLDGQALEEEGEKETSGENQDDEQKMSCGFFFKDDMKGEDSMAMKRAALLEKRLRRERESQQRKQQLEAELEQKKEEARLKAEEDRMKKEEDKARREFIKQEYLRRKQLKLMEDMDTLVKPRSVGAKQRKPRPKSIHRDVMESPRTPVRATAVSSLSLASLGDNDSVNSDRKTPRPDSADGCLSPTRSSSRNGEKDWENGSTTSSLTSNTEYTGPKLYKEPSAKSNKHIIQNALAHCCLAGKVNEGQKNKILEEMEKSGANNFLILFRDSGCQFRSLYTYCPDTEEITKLAGIGPKTISRKMIDGLYKYNSDRKQFSQIPAKTMSANVDAITIHSHLWQTKKPGTPKKVAAVKS, encoded by the exons AGCGCCCACCTGGCCATGATTGACACGCTGATGATGGCGTACACAGTGGAGACGGTGAGTGTAGAGAAGGTGATGGCGTGCATGCAGCAGTACTCCACCGATTACCCAGACGGAGATGTGCCCTATGACACAGAGGATGCGGTCACCAGCTGGATGAATAAG gTGAACGAATACTTGAAGGAAATCATAATTCAAGAGCAAAGGAGAATGGAGGCGCAGAACGCAGAGCCTGTTGAGAATCCAAAG GCACGTTATAGGAAGGAGCAGGTTCTGCCCAAGATGGTTCCCTGGATCCCCCCGGTGGACAACCTCCTGAAGGACAGCACAGATGGCTGTGCCCTCGCCGCCCTGCTGCACTTCTACTGCCCCGCCATCGTCAGCCTTGGAG ACATTTGCCTGAAGGAGACCATGTCACTGGCAGACAGTCTGTACAACCTACAGCTCATCCAGGACTTCTGCAGGGAGCACTTGAACCACTGCTGCCACTTCAACCTGGAGGACATGCTCTACGCTCATTCTTCCCTCAAA AATAACTATCTTGTGTTTATGGCTGAGCTCTTCTGGTGGTTCGAGGTTGTTAAACCACAATTTGTTCAACCTCAGGTGTTGGACACTGAAG CACCAGCCCCTTCACTAAAAAATCTGCCATCTGTGCCCATCTCAAAAGTCACAAAGAGAAGTTTCATGGAAAGACCTCCTAGTCCAGACAGACCAag tCTCCCCCTCCGACCTCAACCACAGACTTCAGGCTCAG GTGAGATCAGGCGATCAACCTCAATGTCATTTGTGGACAGCTTCATGGGTACTTGGCCCAAGGAGAAGAA GTCTGCTGCTCAGGGTGTGTCCTTTGAAATCCCATTTGATAAAGAGTGCACCAATCAAACACCTACTGGCCGAGGAATGACTCGGTCTGCCAGCACTGAAGGTTTTGGTTTCAAGATGCCCCACGGGACAAGGGGCATCAAGAGAAACCTGTCCTTTCAGCCTGTCAATGGCAAGAACATGGGCATTGAGGAGGAAGGCTGTCCTGACAGCCAGCCACAAAATCTTAACAGCCGTCTAAATGGCTCAGGGCCACCTAGCATCGAAGAGGCCCTTGAGATCATCCACAACTCAGAGAAGCAATCACAGAGCCCCAGGGCCCATGCGGCCGGTGAGGGCTTTTTTCTTCACCTGCAGAATAAAAGTGAACTGAATCCCAAAGTAAAGGATGGCGAGCTAGACTCCATTTCAGAATCATTCAAAGGGGTTGCTAGCTCATCCACCACCGAAGTAGACACCGGCATCCATGTGCGGACAGAAGACATCCAAGAGACATTAGATGAGGACTCATCCCTTAGGGATTGTACTGTCAGCATGGAGCTTGACACAGATCAAGACTTTGAGGCAAGAGCTTGCCATAGCCAAGGCTCTATTAGCCCATGCCCCAGCAGCCTTGGTGCCAAGTCCCCTGCCGGAAGTATCCCAGCCCCTGCTTTTACACCTGGGATAAAGATGACCAGCTTTGCTGAGCAGAAATTCCGTAAACTGAATCCAAATGTGGAGGCCAAAGGTGGTGCTTCCCAAGGCACAACACCAGATGGTTCAGATCTCACCATTCCTCACTCTGTCTCCTGGGCCCCTTCGCCTGATATTAGCCCTGCACATCAGCCGTCCAAGGACCCAGCCCAGGCCATGGCTACAGAAATGGTGCAACTGCGCATGAGACTTGAGGAGAAGCGTCGAGCCATTGAAGCCCAGAAAAAGAAAGTGGAGGCGGCCTTTACCCGACACCGTCAAAAGATGGGACGCAGTGCTTTCCTCACGGTTGTCAAGAGGAAAGGAATAGATGGCACCTCACCATCTCAGGAGGACACTCCCAGCTCAGAGGGAAGCAAGACGCCAGTGGAGACACCCCAACCTGACAAGTCTCCGCTGAAGTCCGCAGGTGAGGACAGCACATGCGAGGCGGACCTGATGGAATATACACGCTCCATTGAGAAGCTCAATGCTTCCCTGAGCTTCTTGCAGACTGAGATGCAGCGACTTGCCCAGCAGCAGGAGGTAATCATGCAGATGCGGGAGCAACAGGCCTGGGTTGTGTCACCACCTCAACCTTCGCCACAAAAGCAGGTACGAGAGCTCAGAGGGAGTGGGACACGCTCTTCTGGGTCTCCCTCACCTGCAGATTCCCCTAGAGCTACACACCGTTCCCCTACAAACCTTAAGCGGAAGTCTGCTTCTTTCCATTCCAAGACACCAAGGACACCCAGACCCAGTGAGCTAAAGATCACTCCCTTCAACCGAGTCTTGACCGTTCCACAGTCAGTGGACAGCATCCCACGCCTCAGAAGATTCTCCCCTTCTCAGTCCGTGTCCTACTCGTTTTCTTATTTGGGAAGCGAGAAGAAACCACCATCAGGAGCTGAAACCACAGACAAGGACATTGAACAAGGCCTTGAGGCATTGTCTATTGAATGTTCTTCTGGAACTAACATCTCCCCAACCAAAGAAACTCAACAGGCAGTAACCGAAGACACTGACTTGAGTGCTAAGGAGCCAGAAGATAAAGGGAACAAACCAACAGAAGAAAGGGAAAAGCTGAAAAAGCCAACAGATGAAATTAAGCCTGCAGTGGAATCTAATGTGTCAGAAGTCTTGTCGCAGATTGTAATGGAGACCGTTTTTGTCACTCCCACCGAGCCAGTTGACATTGCCCATCAGACCAACAAAAATTTGATTGAGGTTCCACTGTCTGTTCTCAAGCCCCTGGATGGACAGGCGTTAGAAGAGGAAGGCGAAAAGGAGACTTCAGGGGAAAATCAGGACGATGAGCAGAAAATGTCCTGTGGATTCTTCTTCAAG GATGATATGAAAGGAGAGGACAGCATGGCCATGAAACGAGCGGCACTTCTGGAGAAAAGGCTGAGAAGAGAACGGGAGAGCCAGCAGAGGAAACAACAGCTGGAGGCAGAGCTTGAGCAAAAGAAAGAGGAGGCCCG GCTGAAAGCAGAGGAAGACCGCATGAAGAAGGAAGAAGACAAAGCCCGGCGGGAATTTATCAAGCAGGAGTACCTGAGGAGAAAACAGCTGAAGCTTATGGAGGACATGGACACGCTTGTCAAACCGCGGTCTGTGGGGGCCAAGCAGAGGAAACCAAGGCCCAAGTCCATCCACAGAGATGTGATGGAGTCCCCCAGGACTCCTGTCAGGGCCACGGCAG TGTCCAGTCTGTCTCTGGCCTCTCTTGGAGATAATGACAGTGTCAACTCGGATAGGAAAACACCCAG GCCTGACTCGGCAGACGGTTGCCTTTCGCCCACTCGCTCCAGCAGTCGTAACGGAGAGAAAGACTGGGAGAATGGTTCCACCACATCCTCACTCACATCCAACACCGAATACACAg GTCCTAAATTATATAAGGAGCCCAGTGCAAAGTCAAATAAGCATATAATTCAGAATGCTTTGGCACATTGCTGTTTGGCTGGCAAAGTCAATGAGGGACAGAAAAACAAGATTTTGGAG GAAATGGAGAAATCAGGGGCCAACAACTTTCTGATCCTGTTCCGGGATTCCGGCTGCCAGTTTCGCTCTCTTTACACGTACTGCCCCGACACGGAGGAGATCACCAAGTTGGCCGGCATCGGTCCTAAAACCATCTCACGCAAGATGATCGACGGCCTCTACAAGTACAACTCGGACAGGAAGCAGTTCAGCCAAATTCCAGCCAAGACCATGTCTGCAAATGTCGACGCCATCACGATCCATAGCCACCTGTGGCAGACCAAAAAACCAGGAACACCGAAGAAAGTAGCGGCCGTAAAGTCCTAG
- the camsap2a gene encoding calmodulin-regulated spectrin-associated protein 2a isoform X5 produces MGDLTDSRDPKKTFIVPAIKSFEHYDFNRAKIRASLTWLVAKAFGTDNVPEELNEPFYRDQYEQEHLKPPVAGLLLSAELYCRAGSLILKSDAVKPLLGHDAVIQALAQKGLYVTDQERLVTERDLQKKPIQMSAHLAMIDTLMMAYTVETVSVEKVMACMQQYSTDYPDGDVPYDTEDAVTSWMNKVNEYLKEIIIQEQRRMEAQNAEPVENPKARYRKEQVLPKMVPWIPPVDNLLKDSTDGCALAALLHFYCPAIVSLGDICLKETMSLADSLYNLQLIQDFCREHLNHCCHFNLEDMLYAHSSLKNNYLVFMAELFWWFEVVKPQFVQPQVLDTEAPAPSLKNLPSVPISKVTKRSFMERPPSPDRPSLPLRPQPQTSGSGEIRRSTSMSFVDSFMGTWPKEKKSAAQGVSFEIPFDKECTNQTPTGRGMTRSASTEGFGFKMPHGTRGIKRNLSFQPVNGKNMGIEEEGCPDSQPQNLNSRLNGSGPPSIEEALEIIHNSEKQSQSPRAHAAGEGFFLHLQNKSELNPKVKDGELDSISESFKGVASSSTTEVDTGIHVRTEDIQETLDEDSSLRDCTVSMELDTDQDFEARACHSQGSISPCPSSLGAKSPAGSIPAPAFTPGIKMTSFAEQKFRKLNPNVEAKGGASQGTTPDGSDLTIPHSVSWAPSPDISPAHQPSKDPAQAMATEMVQLRMRLEEKRRAIEAQKKKVEAAFTRHRQKMGRSAFLTVVKRKGIDGTSPSQEDTPSSEGSKTPVETPQPDKSPLKSAGEDSTCEADLMEYTRSIEKLNASLSFLQTEMQRLAQQQEVIMQMREQQAWVVSPPQPSPQKQVRELRGSGTRSSGSPSPADSPRATHRSPTNLKRKSASFHSKTPRTPRPSELKITPFNRVLTVPQSVDSIPRLRRFSPSQSVSYSFSYLGSEKKPPSGAETTDKDIEQGLEALSIECSSGTNISPTKETQQAVTEDTDLSAKEPEDKGNKPTEEREKLKKPTDEIKPAVESNVSEVLSQIVMETVFVTPTEPVDIAHQTNKNLIEVPLSVLKPLDGQALEEEGEKETSGENQDDEQKMSCGFFFKDDMKGEDSMAMKRAALLEKRLRRERESQQRKQQLEAELEQKKEEARLKAEEDRMKKEEDKARREFIKQEYLRRKQLKLMEDMDTLVKPRSVGAKQRKPRPKSIHRDVMESPRTPVRATAGSRPRVFSVSSLSLASLGDNDSVNSDRKTPSRPDSADGCLSPTRSSSRNGEKDWENGSTTSSLTSNTEYTGPKLYKEPSAKSNKHIIQNALAHCCLAGKVNEGQKNKILEEMEKSGANNFLILFRDSGCQFRSLYTYCPDTEEITKLAGIGPKTISRKMIDGLYKYNSDRKQFSQIPAKTMSANVDAITIHSHLWQTKKPGTPKKVAAVKS; encoded by the exons AGCGCCCACCTGGCCATGATTGACACGCTGATGATGGCGTACACAGTGGAGACGGTGAGTGTAGAGAAGGTGATGGCGTGCATGCAGCAGTACTCCACCGATTACCCAGACGGAGATGTGCCCTATGACACAGAGGATGCGGTCACCAGCTGGATGAATAAG gTGAACGAATACTTGAAGGAAATCATAATTCAAGAGCAAAGGAGAATGGAGGCGCAGAACGCAGAGCCTGTTGAGAATCCAAAG GCACGTTATAGGAAGGAGCAGGTTCTGCCCAAGATGGTTCCCTGGATCCCCCCGGTGGACAACCTCCTGAAGGACAGCACAGATGGCTGTGCCCTCGCCGCCCTGCTGCACTTCTACTGCCCCGCCATCGTCAGCCTTGGAG ACATTTGCCTGAAGGAGACCATGTCACTGGCAGACAGTCTGTACAACCTACAGCTCATCCAGGACTTCTGCAGGGAGCACTTGAACCACTGCTGCCACTTCAACCTGGAGGACATGCTCTACGCTCATTCTTCCCTCAAA AATAACTATCTTGTGTTTATGGCTGAGCTCTTCTGGTGGTTCGAGGTTGTTAAACCACAATTTGTTCAACCTCAGGTGTTGGACACTGAAG CACCAGCCCCTTCACTAAAAAATCTGCCATCTGTGCCCATCTCAAAAGTCACAAAGAGAAGTTTCATGGAAAGACCTCCTAGTCCAGACAGACCAag tCTCCCCCTCCGACCTCAACCACAGACTTCAGGCTCAG GTGAGATCAGGCGATCAACCTCAATGTCATTTGTGGACAGCTTCATGGGTACTTGGCCCAAGGAGAAGAA GTCTGCTGCTCAGGGTGTGTCCTTTGAAATCCCATTTGATAAAGAGTGCACCAATCAAACACCTACTGGCCGAGGAATGACTCGGTCTGCCAGCACTGAAGGTTTTGGTTTCAAGATGCCCCACGGGACAAGGGGCATCAAGAGAAACCTGTCCTTTCAGCCTGTCAATGGCAAGAACATGGGCATTGAGGAGGAAGGCTGTCCTGACAGCCAGCCACAAAATCTTAACAGCCGTCTAAATGGCTCAGGGCCACCTAGCATCGAAGAGGCCCTTGAGATCATCCACAACTCAGAGAAGCAATCACAGAGCCCCAGGGCCCATGCGGCCGGTGAGGGCTTTTTTCTTCACCTGCAGAATAAAAGTGAACTGAATCCCAAAGTAAAGGATGGCGAGCTAGACTCCATTTCAGAATCATTCAAAGGGGTTGCTAGCTCATCCACCACCGAAGTAGACACCGGCATCCATGTGCGGACAGAAGACATCCAAGAGACATTAGATGAGGACTCATCCCTTAGGGATTGTACTGTCAGCATGGAGCTTGACACAGATCAAGACTTTGAGGCAAGAGCTTGCCATAGCCAAGGCTCTATTAGCCCATGCCCCAGCAGCCTTGGTGCCAAGTCCCCTGCCGGAAGTATCCCAGCCCCTGCTTTTACACCTGGGATAAAGATGACCAGCTTTGCTGAGCAGAAATTCCGTAAACTGAATCCAAATGTGGAGGCCAAAGGTGGTGCTTCCCAAGGCACAACACCAGATGGTTCAGATCTCACCATTCCTCACTCTGTCTCCTGGGCCCCTTCGCCTGATATTAGCCCTGCACATCAGCCGTCCAAGGACCCAGCCCAGGCCATGGCTACAGAAATGGTGCAACTGCGCATGAGACTTGAGGAGAAGCGTCGAGCCATTGAAGCCCAGAAAAAGAAAGTGGAGGCGGCCTTTACCCGACACCGTCAAAAGATGGGACGCAGTGCTTTCCTCACGGTTGTCAAGAGGAAAGGAATAGATGGCACCTCACCATCTCAGGAGGACACTCCCAGCTCAGAGGGAAGCAAGACGCCAGTGGAGACACCCCAACCTGACAAGTCTCCGCTGAAGTCCGCAGGTGAGGACAGCACATGCGAGGCGGACCTGATGGAATATACACGCTCCATTGAGAAGCTCAATGCTTCCCTGAGCTTCTTGCAGACTGAGATGCAGCGACTTGCCCAGCAGCAGGAGGTAATCATGCAGATGCGGGAGCAACAGGCCTGGGTTGTGTCACCACCTCAACCTTCGCCACAAAAGCAGGTACGAGAGCTCAGAGGGAGTGGGACACGCTCTTCTGGGTCTCCCTCACCTGCAGATTCCCCTAGAGCTACACACCGTTCCCCTACAAACCTTAAGCGGAAGTCTGCTTCTTTCCATTCCAAGACACCAAGGACACCCAGACCCAGTGAGCTAAAGATCACTCCCTTCAACCGAGTCTTGACCGTTCCACAGTCAGTGGACAGCATCCCACGCCTCAGAAGATTCTCCCCTTCTCAGTCCGTGTCCTACTCGTTTTCTTATTTGGGAAGCGAGAAGAAACCACCATCAGGAGCTGAAACCACAGACAAGGACATTGAACAAGGCCTTGAGGCATTGTCTATTGAATGTTCTTCTGGAACTAACATCTCCCCAACCAAAGAAACTCAACAGGCAGTAACCGAAGACACTGACTTGAGTGCTAAGGAGCCAGAAGATAAAGGGAACAAACCAACAGAAGAAAGGGAAAAGCTGAAAAAGCCAACAGATGAAATTAAGCCTGCAGTGGAATCTAATGTGTCAGAAGTCTTGTCGCAGATTGTAATGGAGACCGTTTTTGTCACTCCCACCGAGCCAGTTGACATTGCCCATCAGACCAACAAAAATTTGATTGAGGTTCCACTGTCTGTTCTCAAGCCCCTGGATGGACAGGCGTTAGAAGAGGAAGGCGAAAAGGAGACTTCAGGGGAAAATCAGGACGATGAGCAGAAAATGTCCTGTGGATTCTTCTTCAAG GATGATATGAAAGGAGAGGACAGCATGGCCATGAAACGAGCGGCACTTCTGGAGAAAAGGCTGAGAAGAGAACGGGAGAGCCAGCAGAGGAAACAACAGCTGGAGGCAGAGCTTGAGCAAAAGAAAGAGGAGGCCCG GCTGAAAGCAGAGGAAGACCGCATGAAGAAGGAAGAAGACAAAGCCCGGCGGGAATTTATCAAGCAGGAGTACCTGAGGAGAAAACAGCTGAAGCTTATGGAGGACATGGACACGCTTGTCAAACCGCGGTCTGTGGGGGCCAAGCAGAGGAAACCAAGGCCCAAGTCCATCCACAGAGATGTGATGGAGTCCCCCAGGACTCCTGTCAGGGCCACGGCAG GTTCACGACCTCGTGTTTTTTCAGTGTCCAGTCTGTCTCTGGCCTCTCTTGGAGATAATGACAGTGTCAACTCGGATAGGAAAACACCCAG TAGGCCTGACTCGGCAGACGGTTGCCTTTCGCCCACTCGCTCCAGCAGTCGTAACGGAGAGAAAGACTGGGAGAATGGTTCCACCACATCCTCACTCACATCCAACACCGAATACACAg GTCCTAAATTATATAAGGAGCCCAGTGCAAAGTCAAATAAGCATATAATTCAGAATGCTTTGGCACATTGCTGTTTGGCTGGCAAAGTCAATGAGGGACAGAAAAACAAGATTTTGGAG GAAATGGAGAAATCAGGGGCCAACAACTTTCTGATCCTGTTCCGGGATTCCGGCTGCCAGTTTCGCTCTCTTTACACGTACTGCCCCGACACGGAGGAGATCACCAAGTTGGCCGGCATCGGTCCTAAAACCATCTCACGCAAGATGATCGACGGCCTCTACAAGTACAACTCGGACAGGAAGCAGTTCAGCCAAATTCCAGCCAAGACCATGTCTGCAAATGTCGACGCCATCACGATCCATAGCCACCTGTGGCAGACCAAAAAACCAGGAACACCGAAGAAAGTAGCGGCCGTAAAGTCCTAG